A genome region from Erigeron canadensis isolate Cc75 chromosome 3, C_canadensis_v1, whole genome shotgun sequence includes the following:
- the LOC122594079 gene encoding protein LTO1 homolog isoform X1: MNGFNGGYMPTADGEVDKFSERRGFSSSRGAYRGGYANGDMDGERPRRVFERCSMTGRGNDLKRDGAGRGNWGSPTAVPNSMDLSDDIFGASINLEDIHLNEGFKEGYDTGFASGKDDGREVGLKTGFITGEELGFYRGCIDVWKSVLRVEPTCFSARVQKNIKEMDELVTKYPILEPENESVTDMMGSLRLKFRAICATLNVKLEYNGYPKASNPNEIQF, encoded by the exons ATGAATGGCTTCAATGGAGGTTACATGCCTACAGCTGACGGAGAGGTTGATAAGTTCTCTGAGAGACGTGGATTCAGTTCTTCCCGTGGCGCTTATCGTGGTGGCTACGCAAATGGGGATATGGATGGTGAACGCCCTAGAAGGGTTTTTGAACGCTGCAGTATGACTGGTCGTGG TAATGATCTTAAGCGTGATGGTGCCGGTCGTGGTAACTGGGGATCTCCTACTGCGGTTCCTAA CAGCATGGATCTTTCTGACGACATATTTGGTGCATCAATAAACTTGGAAGATATCCACTTGAATGAAGGGTTTAAAGAAGGCTATGATACTGGTTTTGCTTCTGGAAAAGACGATGGACGTGAAGTTGGACTGAAAACAGGATTCATAACTGGtgaagaattagggttttacaGAGGCTGCATTGACGTGTGGAAGTCTGTGCTCCGAGTTGAACCAACATGTTTCTCGGCAAGGGTGCAAAAGAACATCAAAGAGATGGACGAGTTGGTGACCAAGTATCCGATTCTGGAGCCAGAAAACGAGTCTGTAACGGATATGATGGGGTCATTAAGGTTGAAGTTTCGGGCTATTTGTGCAACATTGAATGTGAAGTTGGAGTACAATGGGTATCCAAAAGCCTCAAACCCGAATGAGATTCAGTTTTGA
- the LOC122594079 gene encoding protein LTO1 homolog isoform X2 yields the protein MNGFNGGYMPTADGEVDKFSERRGFSSSRGAYRGGYANGDMDGERPRRVFERCSMTGRGNDLKRDGAGRGNWGSPTAVPNMDLSDDIFGASINLEDIHLNEGFKEGYDTGFASGKDDGREVGLKTGFITGEELGFYRGCIDVWKSVLRVEPTCFSARVQKNIKEMDELVTKYPILEPENESVTDMMGSLRLKFRAICATLNVKLEYNGYPKASNPNEIQF from the exons ATGAATGGCTTCAATGGAGGTTACATGCCTACAGCTGACGGAGAGGTTGATAAGTTCTCTGAGAGACGTGGATTCAGTTCTTCCCGTGGCGCTTATCGTGGTGGCTACGCAAATGGGGATATGGATGGTGAACGCCCTAGAAGGGTTTTTGAACGCTGCAGTATGACTGGTCGTGG TAATGATCTTAAGCGTGATGGTGCCGGTCGTGGTAACTGGGGATCTCCTACTGCGGTTCCTAA CATGGATCTTTCTGACGACATATTTGGTGCATCAATAAACTTGGAAGATATCCACTTGAATGAAGGGTTTAAAGAAGGCTATGATACTGGTTTTGCTTCTGGAAAAGACGATGGACGTGAAGTTGGACTGAAAACAGGATTCATAACTGGtgaagaattagggttttacaGAGGCTGCATTGACGTGTGGAAGTCTGTGCTCCGAGTTGAACCAACATGTTTCTCGGCAAGGGTGCAAAAGAACATCAAAGAGATGGACGAGTTGGTGACCAAGTATCCGATTCTGGAGCCAGAAAACGAGTCTGTAACGGATATGATGGGGTCATTAAGGTTGAAGTTTCGGGCTATTTGTGCAACATTGAATGTGAAGTTGGAGTACAATGGGTATCCAAAAGCCTCAAACCCGAATGAGATTCAGTTTTGA